Part of the Streptomyces diastaticus subsp. diastaticus genome, CCGGTCGAGGTTCAACGTCGACGGCCTTCCTCTCCGCCGGTTCTCCCACGAGACGAGGGACAGGGTGCGAGCGGCGATCGTGAACAGCGGGCTGGGCTGGCCCGCCGCGAACATTCTGGTGAACCTCAGCCCCGAGGACATCCACGTCACCAGCGACTCTGGTGCAGGCGCCAGCGGCTTGGACCTGCCGATCGCAGTCAGCCTGCTGACCGCGATCGGGCACCTCTCCTCGTCTTCCCTCGTAGGTGTCACCCCGATCGGCGAACTCGGGCTCGACGGCGGGCTGCGCGCCCCGTCCAGCATGGGCAGCAGCATGGCCGCCGCGTCGGCGTCGGGCGCGACTACCGTCATCGTTCCGCCCGACGCGGTGCCCAGCGTCCGTGGCCTTCGGATCATCACGGCCGCCTCGCTCACCGAGGCAGTGGGGCTGCTGGCCGCCCACCGGCACCACCCGGAGGGCTGCGCGCACTGCGGCGATGAGGCCCCCGCCCACCATCCGTGCACCCCGCAGGCGCTCTGCCCGTCCTGCCGGGGCTAAGCCTCAGGGGCGCCGGGCGGCCCGCCTTGGCTCGCCCGGCGCCCCCTCCACGCCGGTGCGGCCCCGCCGGCGCTGCTCCAGCGTCC contains:
- a CDS encoding magnesium chelatase domain-containing protein yields the protein MSIRPSAQNLFGNREFIIIGQDTGVGYCLWEVAPAPLDPVKRAVALEEIEYDTYDASGSVHTEFAPSAGVAVNQLVAALRERSGSESYGLTPDSQLDSYLDAAPPPVAEPYGRAYSRAATARTTYRVKASSVPGRSRFNVDGLPLRRFSHETRDRVRAAIVNSGLGWPAANILVNLSPEDIHVTSDSGAGASGLDLPIAVSLLTAIGHLSSSSLVGVTPIGELGLDGGLRAPSSMGSSMAAASASGATTVIVPPDAVPSVRGLRIITAASLTEAVGLLAAHRHHPEGCAHCGDEAPAHHPCTPQALCPSCRG